One Prevotella intermedia ATCC 25611 = DSM 20706 DNA window includes the following coding sequences:
- a CDS encoding TonB-dependent receptor, which translates to MKKLVYTVMGVVGLYIGVPANGFAQQPQNNVTAYADTTMQKAHLMDEVEVTSTRKLVSNNVVSSQLNSQIIERSMGQSLGAMLERVSGVSSIQTGSTVSKPVIHGMYGNRILLVNNGAKLTGQQWGADHAPEVDKNSSSKIEVVKGAEAVRYGSEALGGIVVMEQDMLPYGQKRASGKLSSMYGSNGYRYQVVGNTEGSMPFLPSLAWRIQATYANSGDQRSANYLLNNTGTREFDFSTALGYRHKNFRIEGYLSRYDLKLGVLFNAQMGDEDLLAERIKIGRPVDITPYTRHIDYPFQHIIHTNATLKLFYDSEKYGRFYWLASFQKDDREENRIRRMNLSYIPAVSMHLKSLQNHLRWRKSYGLWESEIGAQLTNTSHSNQRGTGVVPIIPNHTETQLGAYAFQKYERNRLGAEAGIRFDWQDTKAAGYDWTGDYYGGHRTFSNFTYSIGGHYHATDNLTLTSNLGLAWRAPHVFELYSNGNELGSGRFVRGDSTMNSENSYKWVTSAEYRSTFLDVRLDAYLQWVKNYIYDRPMKGQHVTVISGTYPLFQYMQTDAFIRGIDLDLRIRPLAEVEYHFVSAMIWANERHTNNYLPYIPSFRFNHSLTYTPKLSGKFAPWLELKHRFVARQHRFDAATDLIDFAPASYSLFGFEVGTEWKIDAHNALRIFVSADNIFNKEYKEYTNRARYYAHDLGRDIRLTLGWKF; encoded by the coding sequence ATGAAAAAGCTCGTCTACACAGTTATGGGCGTAGTGGGATTGTATATTGGCGTGCCTGCAAACGGCTTTGCGCAGCAACCGCAAAATAATGTTACGGCATACGCAGATACTACAATGCAGAAAGCCCACCTTATGGACGAAGTGGAAGTAACCTCCACTCGAAAACTCGTTAGCAACAATGTTGTAAGTTCACAGCTTAACAGTCAAATCATAGAACGCTCCATGGGGCAGTCGTTGGGTGCGATGTTGGAACGTGTCAGCGGTGTCAGCTCCATTCAGACAGGCAGTACCGTGTCGAAGCCAGTTATCCACGGTATGTACGGAAATAGAATCTTGCTCGTCAATAACGGTGCCAAGCTTACAGGACAGCAGTGGGGTGCCGACCACGCACCAGAGGTTGATAAGAACAGCAGCTCGAAGATAGAAGTTGTGAAAGGGGCTGAAGCGGTGCGATATGGCTCTGAAGCCCTCGGCGGAATTGTGGTAATGGAACAGGATATGTTGCCTTACGGACAGAAAAGAGCAAGCGGAAAGCTGTCGAGTATGTACGGTTCTAACGGCTATCGCTATCAGGTGGTGGGCAATACCGAAGGTTCTATGCCCTTTCTGCCCTCGTTGGCGTGGCGCATTCAGGCTACTTATGCCAACAGCGGCGACCAGCGGTCTGCCAATTACCTGCTGAACAACACGGGAACACGCGAGTTTGACTTTTCAACGGCATTGGGCTATCGCCATAAGAACTTCCGTATAGAAGGCTATCTCAGTCGGTACGACCTGAAGTTAGGTGTGCTATTCAATGCTCAAATGGGCGACGAGGACTTGCTTGCAGAGCGCATCAAGATAGGAAGACCAGTCGATATAACACCTTATACACGCCACATCGACTACCCATTCCAGCACATTATTCACACAAACGCCACGCTGAAACTGTTCTACGATAGCGAGAAGTATGGCAGATTCTATTGGTTGGCATCGTTTCAGAAGGACGATAGGGAGGAAAATCGCATTCGACGTATGAACCTTTCCTACATTCCAGCTGTGAGCATGCACCTTAAATCGTTGCAGAACCATTTGCGTTGGCGCAAGAGTTATGGACTTTGGGAAAGCGAAATAGGTGCGCAGCTCACCAATACAAGCCATTCCAACCAGCGAGGAACAGGCGTTGTGCCCATTATTCCGAACCATACGGAAACCCAGTTAGGGGCTTACGCTTTCCAAAAGTACGAGCGCAACAGGCTCGGAGCAGAGGCAGGCATTCGTTTCGATTGGCAGGACACGAAGGCAGCAGGCTACGACTGGACGGGCGACTACTATGGCGGGCATCGCACTTTCTCTAATTTCACTTACAGCATAGGCGGCCATTACCATGCCACCGACAACCTGACGCTGACTTCCAACTTGGGTTTGGCATGGCGTGCGCCCCACGTTTTCGAGCTGTATAGCAACGGCAACGAGTTGGGTTCGGGACGTTTCGTGCGTGGCGACTCTACTATGAATTCCGAGAACAGCTACAAGTGGGTTACATCGGCTGAATATCGCAGCACGTTTCTTGATGTTCGGCTCGACGCTTACTTGCAGTGGGTGAAGAACTACATATACGACCGCCCGATGAAAGGCCAACACGTAACGGTTATTTCGGGCACTTATCCATTGTTCCAGTATATGCAAACCGATGCGTTTATTCGGGGAATAGACCTTGATTTGCGCATTCGTCCTCTTGCAGAAGTGGAATATCATTTCGTTTCGGCAATGATTTGGGCAAACGAAAGACATACAAACAACTACTTGCCCTATATTCCGTCGTTCCGTTTCAACCACAGTCTGACATACACCCCTAAGCTTTCAGGAAAGTTTGCGCCATGGTTGGAACTTAAACATCGCTTCGTTGCACGCCAGCACCGCTTCGATGCAGCCACCGACCTTATCGACTTTGCACCTGCATCTTACAGTTTGTTTGGCTTTGAAGTGGGAACAGAGTGGAAAATAGATGCGCATAACGCTCTCAGAATATTCGTTTCAGCCGACAATATTTTCAATAAAGAATATAAGGAATATACCAACCGCGCACGATACTATGCGCACGACCTCGGACGAGACATCAGGCTCACCTTGGGTTGGAAGTTCTAA
- a CDS encoding agmatine deiminase family protein — MVLDIYDVKHEIVEDPTTHTCKVLKPSWLANNGKMADHVECLVRYIGNKRVLMTNCAEYNAEVAATLKEKLEADGYEVVELSYSSCAGVRDAKDMSWAYINYIQTSKVVIVPMQRAKEDKEALRQIKACFPDLAVVGVYAKPFFSDEGEFICYSKSIKENAIS, encoded by the coding sequence ATGGTACTTGACATATACGATGTTAAGCACGAAATCGTTGAAGACCCTACAACGCATACTTGTAAGGTTTTGAAACCTTCTTGGCTTGCCAATAACGGAAAGATGGCAGACCACGTGGAATGTCTTGTGCGCTACATTGGCAACAAACGCGTGCTGATGACCAACTGTGCAGAGTACAATGCAGAAGTGGCAGCAACCTTGAAAGAGAAGTTAGAAGCCGACGGCTACGAGGTTGTGGAACTCAGCTATTCGTCTTGCGCAGGTGTCCGCGATGCCAAAGATATGAGCTGGGCATACATCAACTACATTCAAACATCGAAAGTAGTAATCGTACCTATGCAGCGTGCAAAGGAAGACAAGGAAGCTTTGCGCCAAATAAAGGCTTGCTTCCCCGACTTGGCAGTAGTGGGCGTCTATGCAAAGCCCTTCTTCAGCGACGAGGGCGAGTTTATCTGTTACAGTAAGAGCATTAAAGAAAACGCAATATCGTAA
- a CDS encoding tyrosine-type recombinase/integrase, with protein MAKKLETTYKSARFGICTYALILDKRHPKKDRNTFPVAMRYTIDRKSWYNFVAGEFTKEDFSKICTLSAKAVRSELYDKKVEFDAIFERQVELIERLGNSLTLDRIKTAITGVDTSKEASFFSVWQDRINFFRTNNNGEQYTTAESYECAMKSFQKILWDRPITGFKVGKEDIEYWSNGMQNGVLNEKGEMIGQIREATRGLYLRNCRAVWNECVSLGYLTNQEYPFSNVKKKKLVAIPVGDTRKNHYLNVQQMTELYRVFIDKRYPDTWKKGYVENAHYSLGLFLAQYLCNGFNMADAAELKYSKFYFDSGRKAFKFKRVKTRNRTEGGGEIIIPIIEPLQKILDEIAAEPVLNGFVFPDILQGATHKAIKRKRISQENSNVQDRVIKISQDVLNWEVRPSGTWCRHSYGTNLTHAQVEDRYISQSMGHSTDKTITERYIAQYPLETMFEFNSKLLDMEPKVTVEDIKNMTEEQKTEMLLKLLEKK; from the coding sequence ATGGCAAAGAAATTAGAAACAACTTATAAGAGCGCAAGATTCGGAATTTGCACCTATGCGCTCATCCTTGACAAGCGTCATCCGAAGAAAGACAGAAACACGTTTCCTGTCGCAATGCGCTACACCATAGACAGAAAGTCATGGTACAACTTTGTGGCTGGCGAGTTTACGAAAGAGGATTTTTCAAAGATATGTACGCTCAGTGCCAAGGCGGTTCGTTCAGAACTCTATGACAAGAAGGTGGAATTTGATGCCATCTTTGAGAGGCAAGTAGAGCTTATTGAGCGTCTGGGAAATAGTCTGACGCTCGATAGAATTAAGACTGCCATAACGGGTGTAGACACATCCAAGGAAGCTTCCTTCTTTAGCGTATGGCAGGATAGGATTAATTTCTTTAGGACCAACAACAATGGGGAGCAATACACCACTGCTGAGTCATACGAGTGTGCCATGAAGTCATTTCAAAAGATTCTCTGGGACAGGCCAATTACAGGCTTTAAGGTAGGGAAGGAGGATATTGAATACTGGAGCAACGGAATGCAGAATGGTGTATTGAACGAGAAAGGTGAGATGATCGGTCAAATAAGAGAGGCAACAAGAGGTCTTTATCTCCGAAACTGTCGTGCCGTCTGGAATGAATGCGTATCGCTGGGCTATCTTACTAATCAAGAATATCCATTTTCTAATGTCAAGAAAAAGAAGCTCGTAGCGATACCTGTCGGCGACACAAGGAAGAACCACTACCTAAATGTCCAGCAGATGACAGAACTGTATCGGGTGTTTATAGATAAACGCTATCCTGACACATGGAAGAAAGGTTATGTTGAAAATGCCCATTATTCATTGGGATTGTTCCTTGCCCAATACCTGTGTAACGGTTTCAATATGGCCGATGCAGCCGAACTTAAGTATTCGAAATTCTATTTCGACTCGGGCAGGAAAGCATTCAAGTTCAAACGGGTGAAGACCAGAAATCGCACAGAAGGGGGCGGTGAAATAATAATCCCCATCATAGAACCATTACAGAAAATTCTTGATGAGATTGCCGCAGAACCAGTTCTAAATGGCTTCGTATTCCCTGACATTCTTCAGGGTGCTACGCATAAGGCTATTAAGCGCAAACGAATCTCTCAGGAGAACTCAAATGTGCAAGACCGCGTCATCAAAATCTCTCAGGATGTATTAAATTGGGAGGTTCGCCCATCGGGAACATGGTGCAGGCATTCTTACGGAACAAATCTAACCCATGCCCAAGTAGAGGACAGGTATATTTCACAGAGTATGGGACATTCGACAGACAAGACCATTACAGAAAGATACATTGCTCAATATCCGTTGGAAACAATGTTCGAGTTTAATAGCAAATTGTTGGATATGGAGCCAAAAGTAACAGTGGAGGACATCAAGAACATGACGGAGGAGCAGAAAACAGAGATGCTTCTTAAACTCTTGGAAAAGAAGTAG
- a CDS encoding IS982 family transposase yields MTDTNLIEIFCIFDDFCKYFTPELKKHTLQVPGKRHRNRVSRMSDSEIMTILVLFHTHRFRDLKSFYLGYICQHMRGDFPHRISYNRFVERQAQVALHLLLFLQTCALGKCSGISIIDSTPLASCHIKRERQHRTMRGWAAKGKCTMGWFYGFKLHLVINDKGEIIQWKLTPGNVDDREPLKDKRFTERLFGKLFADRGYISQNLFEMLFVDNIHLVTKIKKNMKNSLMSLYDKLLLRKRSVIETVNDELKNVCQIEHTRHRSFDNFATNLIAGLIAYNLLPKKPEMNIEIIDKSRIIA; encoded by the coding sequence ATGACTGATACAAATTTAATAGAAATATTCTGTATATTCGACGATTTTTGCAAGTATTTTACTCCAGAGTTGAAAAAACATACGCTTCAGGTACCCGGCAAGCGGCACCGTAACCGTGTTTCCCGTATGTCAGACAGTGAAATCATGACCATTCTGGTCCTGTTCCACACTCACCGCTTCCGAGACCTCAAGTCCTTCTACTTAGGCTATATCTGCCAGCATATGCGTGGAGACTTCCCACATCGGATTTCCTACAACCGCTTCGTCGAGCGACAAGCACAGGTCGCACTGCACCTGTTGCTGTTTCTCCAGACATGTGCACTGGGCAAGTGTTCAGGCATATCCATCATTGATTCCACACCACTGGCTTCCTGCCACATCAAGCGTGAGCGGCAGCACAGGACCATGAGGGGCTGGGCGGCAAAGGGAAAGTGCACCATGGGCTGGTTCTACGGCTTCAAGCTACATCTTGTCATCAATGACAAGGGAGAGATTATCCAGTGGAAGCTCACGCCAGGAAACGTAGATGACAGGGAGCCACTGAAGGACAAACGCTTCACCGAGAGGTTGTTTGGGAAACTCTTCGCAGACAGGGGGTATATCAGTCAGAACCTCTTTGAGATGCTCTTTGTGGACAATATACATTTAGTGACAAAGATAAAGAAGAACATGAAGAACTCCCTGATGAGCCTGTATGATAAGTTGTTGCTCAGAAAGCGTTCTGTGATAGAGACGGTGAACGATGAACTGAAGAATGTATGTCAGATAGAACACACCAGACATCGCTCTTTTGATAACTTTGCAACAAATCTGATAGCAGGACTCATTGCATACAATCTGTTGCCAAAGAAGCCAGAAATGAACATAGAAATAATTGATAAAAGCAGAATAATTGCATAG
- a CDS encoding ATP-binding protein — MSISKDVIKQCLISKQREVDEAVLVNRPTDFEENGNYVIVGVRHAGKSYLLYQRVRQLQEEGKGWDEILFVDFEDERLAEFQTEDFNSLLEAHLELYGKKPVVFLDEVQNIPHWDKFVRRLTDAKYRVYVTGSNAKMLSKEVATTLGGRFFIYDAYPYSFKEYLAAQQVELREHWEYDTIQRSEVKRHLNEYFYYGGLPEILSFQNKRAMLSSLYQKIYLGDICARNNIKNDRVLNILIKKMAESVKQPLSYNRLKNVIVATGSPISVPTTIDYADYAADSWLILPMENEIGKLTEKETQKKYYFVDNGLLNLFLMNSETSLLENMVAVELFRRYGKENVYYLNADKEIDFIVPDEKLAIQVSYSIKDETTYNREVPPLVKYAKAHEDWKCLLITYDEEGTEKEIPVVPVWKWLMKV, encoded by the coding sequence ATGAGTATTAGTAAAGATGTCATCAAACAGTGCCTGATTAGTAAGCAGCGCGAAGTGGATGAGGCGGTACTTGTGAACCGTCCTACAGACTTTGAAGAGAATGGCAATTATGTGATAGTTGGCGTGAGGCATGCGGGTAAGTCGTATCTGCTGTATCAGCGCGTGCGTCAGCTGCAGGAGGAAGGAAAGGGATGGGACGAGATTCTGTTTGTGGACTTTGAGGATGAGCGTCTGGCGGAATTCCAGACGGAAGACTTTAACAGTCTGCTGGAAGCCCATCTGGAACTGTATGGTAAGAAGCCGGTGGTGTTTTTGGACGAGGTGCAGAACATTCCGCATTGGGATAAGTTCGTGCGTAGGTTGACTGATGCGAAATACAGGGTGTATGTGACAGGTAGCAATGCGAAGATGCTGAGCAAGGAGGTGGCGACTACGTTGGGCGGACGGTTCTTTATCTACGATGCGTACCCATATTCATTCAAAGAGTATCTGGCAGCGCAGCAGGTGGAACTGAGGGAGCATTGGGAGTATGACACGATTCAGAGAAGTGAGGTGAAGCGGCATCTGAATGAGTATTTCTATTACGGCGGTCTGCCAGAGATCCTGTCGTTTCAGAACAAGCGGGCTATGCTTTCAAGCTTGTACCAGAAGATCTACCTAGGTGACATCTGCGCCCGAAATAACATTAAAAACGACAGAGTGCTGAACATCTTGATCAAGAAAATGGCAGAAAGCGTGAAGCAACCACTGTCGTATAACAGGCTGAAGAACGTGATAGTGGCAACGGGGTCGCCCATCAGTGTGCCTACTACGATAGACTATGCGGATTATGCCGCTGATAGTTGGCTAATATTGCCCATGGAGAATGAGATTGGGAAGCTGACGGAGAAGGAGACACAGAAGAAATACTACTTCGTTGATAACGGTTTACTGAACCTGTTCCTGATGAACTCAGAGACATCGCTACTGGAGAACATGGTGGCGGTGGAGCTATTCAGACGATACGGCAAGGAGAATGTGTATTATCTGAATGCTGACAAGGAGATAGACTTCATAGTACCTGACGAGAAGCTAGCCATACAGGTGTCCTACAGCATCAAGGATGAGACCACTTACAACAGGGAGGTGCCACCACTGGTCAAGTATGCCAAAGCGCACGAGGACTGGAAGTGCCTGCTGATTACTTACGATGAGGAGGGCACGGAAAAGGAAATACCCGTGGTACCGGTGTGGAAGTGGCTGATGAAGGTGTGA